The following are from one region of the Rhizobacter sp. AJA081-3 genome:
- a CDS encoding Hsp20/alpha crystallin family protein: MFSVLQRPTSQVTPASRDPFSLVDAMFSDWVGNRAAQSLVSRARLEVTERNGNYEVRAELPGAKKEDIAIDIDGAYVSISAKVNNQVERKSGERVLYTERSYESYARSFELPQAVDSGSADAKFEDGVLTLTLPKKDAPKTTRLSVR; encoded by the coding sequence ATGTTCTCTGTCCTGCAACGTCCCACTTCGCAAGTCACGCCCGCTTCGCGCGACCCGTTCAGCCTGGTCGACGCGATGTTTTCCGACTGGGTCGGCAACCGCGCCGCGCAGTCCCTGGTGTCGCGCGCCCGGCTCGAGGTGACCGAGCGCAACGGCAACTACGAAGTGCGCGCCGAACTGCCCGGCGCGAAGAAAGAAGACATCGCCATCGACATCGACGGCGCCTACGTGTCCATCTCGGCCAAGGTCAACAATCAGGTCGAACGCAAGTCCGGCGAGCGCGTGCTCTATACCGAGCGCAGCTACGAGTCCTATGCACGCTCCTTCGAGCTGCCGCAGGCGGTGGATTCCGGCTCGGCCGACGCAAAGTTCGAGGACGGCGTGCTGACGCTGACCTTGCCGAAGAAGGACGCGCCGAAGACGACTCGCCTGTCGGTGCGCTGA
- a CDS encoding aldo/keto reductase, with protein sequence MQHLSFPDGSTCPALGLGTWRMGESKRERAAEVAAVRLALEIGYRVIDTAEMYGEGGAEEVVGQALAEAMRAGVVTRDEVFVVSKVYPHNASRQGVRDACDRSRRRMGLDRIDLYLLHWRGAHRLADTVAGFETIIEHGHIARWGVSNFDVDDMQELLGVPGGAACAANQVYYSLGERGAGFDLLPWLQRHSMPLMAYCPLDRGRIAGDAALKKVAERHGATATQVALAWVMQQRGVMAIPKAVREAHLRENFASAALQLSAEDLAAIDRRFPPPRAKTALAMS encoded by the coding sequence ATGCAGCACCTCAGCTTTCCCGATGGCAGCACCTGCCCCGCGCTCGGCCTGGGCACTTGGCGAATGGGCGAATCGAAGCGTGAGCGTGCGGCCGAGGTGGCCGCCGTGCGCCTCGCGCTGGAGATCGGCTACCGCGTCATCGACACCGCCGAGATGTACGGCGAGGGTGGCGCGGAAGAGGTCGTCGGCCAGGCGCTCGCCGAGGCGATGCGCGCCGGCGTGGTGACGCGGGACGAGGTCTTCGTCGTCAGCAAGGTCTATCCGCACAACGCCAGCCGGCAGGGCGTGCGCGACGCCTGCGATCGCAGCCGGCGCCGCATGGGGCTGGATCGCATCGACTTGTACCTGCTGCACTGGCGCGGCGCACACCGGCTGGCCGACACCGTGGCCGGATTCGAGACGATCATCGAGCACGGCCACATCGCGCGCTGGGGCGTGAGTAACTTCGATGTCGACGACATGCAGGAGCTGCTGGGCGTGCCGGGCGGTGCGGCCTGTGCGGCCAACCAGGTCTACTACTCGCTCGGCGAGCGCGGCGCCGGCTTCGACCTGCTGCCCTGGCTGCAGCGGCATTCGATGCCGCTGATGGCCTACTGCCCGCTCGACCGCGGCCGCATCGCCGGCGATGCGGCGCTGAAGAAGGTGGCCGAGCGGCATGGCGCCACCGCTACGCAGGTGGCGCTGGCCTGGGTGATGCAGCAGCGCGGCGTGATGGCGATCCCGAAGGCGGTGCGCGAGGCGCACCTGCGCGAGAACTTCGCGTCGGCGGCGCTGCAGTTGTCCGCCGAGGACCTGGCGGCGATCGACCGGCGCTTCCCTCCGCCGCGCGCGAAGACGGCGCTGGCGATGAGCTGA
- the phhA gene encoding phenylalanine 4-monooxygenase, giving the protein MNAQPDFHSGINQGVAPVTYGQGDRPPRGDYAQAKADYTCDQQWERYSAADHDLYRRLYERQAAQLPGLACEEFIAAVAHLGAPDRIPRFDQLSERLQRTTGWEVVAVPGLIPEEAFFALLAQRRFPVTGWIRKPEEFDYVVEPDVFHDLFGHVPLLFNPMFADYMQAYGAGGLKASRLEACESLARLYWYTVEFGLIATPAGLRAYGAGILSSAGELRHSVTRGEPQRIGFDLERIMRTRYRIDSYQSTYFVIDSFSQLFDATAPDFTPIYRRVATAGELDADQRLPTDRMF; this is encoded by the coding sequence ATGAACGCCCAGCCCGATTTCCATTCCGGCATCAACCAGGGCGTGGCCCCGGTCACCTACGGCCAGGGCGATCGGCCGCCACGCGGCGACTACGCGCAGGCCAAGGCCGACTACACCTGCGATCAGCAGTGGGAGCGCTACAGCGCGGCCGACCATGACCTGTACCGGCGCCTCTACGAGCGCCAGGCTGCGCAGTTGCCGGGCCTGGCCTGCGAGGAGTTCATCGCCGCCGTGGCACATCTGGGCGCGCCCGATCGCATTCCGCGCTTCGATCAGCTGAGCGAGCGGCTGCAGCGGACAACGGGCTGGGAAGTGGTGGCCGTACCCGGGCTGATCCCGGAAGAAGCCTTCTTCGCGCTGCTCGCGCAACGCCGCTTCCCGGTGACGGGCTGGATCCGCAAGCCCGAGGAATTCGACTACGTGGTCGAGCCCGACGTCTTCCACGACCTTTTCGGGCATGTGCCGCTGCTGTTCAACCCGATGTTCGCCGACTACATGCAGGCCTACGGCGCCGGCGGCCTGAAGGCAAGCCGGCTCGAGGCCTGCGAGTCGCTCGCGCGCCTGTACTGGTACACGGTGGAGTTCGGATTGATCGCCACGCCGGCGGGCCTGCGCGCCTACGGGGCGGGCATCCTGTCGTCGGCCGGCGAACTGCGCCACAGCGTGACGCGCGGCGAACCGCAGCGCATCGGTTTCGATCTCGAACGCATCATGCGCACCCGCTACCGGATCGACTCGTACCAGTCCACCTACTTCGTGATCGACAGCTTCTCCCAGCTGTTCGATGCGACGGCGCCCGACTTCACGCCGATCTACCGCCGCGTGGCCACGGCCGGCGAACTCGACGCCGACCAGCGCCTGCCGACCGACCGCATGTTCTGA
- a CDS encoding HDOD domain-containing protein, which produces MPDLNAELTKPLRDLSAWTEHFRRAEIPVLAQTAEAIEAMRENEDAVDANAIGEMVSNDPLMTLKVLAYAATHRPARVVTDTETVTATLVMMGISPFFRVFGPQPTTAQRLAAHPEAMDGLEEVIRRAHRGANFALGFAVHRMDPDAPVIHEAALLHDFAEMLLWCHAPSLALRIRQAQRADPTLRSAAIQQEVLGIHLADLQQALMKAWRLPELLIRISDDHHAERASVRNVLLAVRLARHTAGGWDNAAIPDDVADIAALLNLSAGAALQLVRSIET; this is translated from the coding sequence ATGCCGGACCTGAATGCCGAACTGACGAAGCCACTGCGCGACCTGTCCGCCTGGACCGAGCACTTCCGCCGTGCCGAGATCCCGGTGCTCGCGCAGACCGCCGAGGCCATCGAGGCCATGCGCGAGAACGAGGATGCCGTCGACGCCAACGCGATCGGCGAAATGGTGTCCAACGACCCGTTGATGACGCTGAAGGTGCTGGCCTACGCCGCCACGCACCGGCCGGCGCGCGTGGTGACCGACACCGAGACCGTCACCGCCACGCTGGTGATGATGGGCATCTCGCCGTTCTTCCGCGTCTTCGGCCCGCAGCCCACCACGGCGCAGCGGCTGGCCGCCCACCCGGAAGCGATGGACGGGTTGGAAGAAGTGATCCGCCGCGCGCACCGTGGCGCCAACTTCGCCCTCGGCTTCGCCGTGCACCGCATGGACCCGGACGCTCCGGTGATCCACGAGGCCGCGCTGCTGCACGACTTCGCCGAAATGCTGCTGTGGTGCCACGCCCCCTCGCTGGCCCTGCGGATCCGGCAGGCGCAGCGTGCCGACCCGACGCTGCGCTCGGCCGCCATCCAGCAGGAAGTGCTCGGCATCCACCTCGCCGATCTGCAGCAGGCGCTGATGAAGGCCTGGAGGCTGCCGGAGTTGCTGATCCGCATCAGCGACGATCACCATGCCGAACGAGCGAGCGTGCGCAACGTCCTGCTCGCGGTGCGCCTGGCGCGCCACACCGCCGGCGGCTGGGACAACGCCGCGATCCCCGACGACGTGGCCGACATCGCCGCGCTGCTGAATCTCTCGGCGGGCGCCGCACTGCAACTCGTGCGCAGCATCGAGACCTGA
- a CDS encoding ABC transporter ATP-binding protein, with amino-acid sequence MIDAIVSLEGVDKRFASGLLALSGTSLQVAPGEFVTLIGPSGCGKSTVLRLAAGLDVPSAGRIDAPALTSEAAQTAFVFQEPTLMPWASVFDNVWLPLRLAGASRAAARARVEAVLAAVGLGEFAAAFPNELSGGMKMRVSIARALITRPQLLLMDEPFAALDEFTRQKLNSDLLEAWQAQSLAVMFVTHSIYEAVFLSQRVLVMSGRPGRVVAEVAIDAPYPRLPAFRTSQAYLQACAALTQALEASHAPAA; translated from the coding sequence ATGATCGACGCGATCGTCTCGCTCGAGGGAGTCGACAAGCGTTTTGCCAGCGGGCTGCTGGCCTTGTCAGGCACCAGCCTGCAGGTGGCGCCGGGCGAGTTCGTCACGCTGATCGGCCCCTCCGGTTGCGGCAAGAGCACGGTGCTGCGCCTGGCCGCCGGGCTCGATGTGCCGAGCGCCGGCCGCATCGATGCACCGGCGCTGACAAGCGAAGCGGCGCAGACGGCCTTCGTCTTCCAGGAACCGACATTGATGCCCTGGGCCAGCGTGTTCGACAACGTCTGGCTGCCGTTGCGTCTGGCCGGCGCGAGCCGCGCGGCCGCGCGGGCGCGCGTCGAGGCGGTGCTGGCCGCCGTGGGGCTGGGCGAGTTCGCCGCCGCGTTCCCGAACGAACTGTCGGGTGGCATGAAGATGCGCGTGTCGATCGCGCGCGCGCTGATCACTCGGCCGCAACTGCTGCTGATGGACGAGCCCTTCGCCGCACTCGACGAGTTCACGCGGCAGAAACTCAACAGCGACCTGCTCGAGGCGTGGCAGGCGCAGTCGCTGGCGGTGATGTTCGTCACCCACAGCATCTACGAGGCCGTTTTCCTCAGCCAGCGCGTGCTGGTGATGAGCGGCCGGCCGGGGCGCGTGGTCGCCGAGGTGGCCATCGATGCGCCTTACCCACGGCTGCCGGCATTCCGCACCTCGCAGGCCTACCTGCAGGCCTGCGCTGCGCTGACGCAGGCGCTGGAAGCGTCGCACGCACCGGCGGCATGA
- a CDS encoding triacylglycerol lipase produces MLARLQQAITVSLILLATGWAAWFGHQGRWGWALAGALSILFGYALFLGLEFVMLALTRGDDPAPRATPSQLLQAWWGEVLSAPRVFCWRQPFRANAEPDWLEPAHAGRLGVVFVHGFVCNRGFWNPWLRRLRTADVPHVAVNLEPVFGGIDEYVQIVDAAVRRMRDVTGRPPLVVAHSMGGLAVRAWLSRCPPGDAVEHVVTIGSPHGGTWLARFGISPNGLQMRRANDWLQELSDAERRREPQPYAGFTCLYSHCDNIVFPPSTATLPGADNRHVPGSAHVHLAFQPEVFSEVWRRVSGASAPERALAAQ; encoded by the coding sequence ATGCTTGCTCGCCTGCAACAGGCCATCACCGTCTCGCTGATTCTTCTGGCCACCGGCTGGGCGGCGTGGTTCGGCCATCAGGGCCGGTGGGGCTGGGCTCTCGCCGGCGCCTTGTCGATCCTGTTCGGCTATGCCTTGTTCCTCGGGCTCGAGTTCGTGATGCTTGCCCTCACGCGGGGCGACGATCCGGCCCCCCGCGCAACGCCCTCCCAGTTGCTGCAGGCCTGGTGGGGCGAGGTGCTGTCGGCGCCGCGTGTGTTCTGCTGGCGGCAACCCTTTCGCGCCAACGCCGAGCCGGACTGGCTCGAGCCCGCGCATGCGGGCCGCCTGGGTGTCGTGTTCGTGCACGGTTTCGTCTGCAATCGCGGCTTCTGGAACCCTTGGTTGCGGCGCCTGCGCACAGCCGATGTTCCGCATGTCGCCGTCAACCTGGAGCCTGTTTTCGGTGGCATCGACGAGTACGTGCAGATCGTCGACGCCGCGGTGCGTCGCATGCGCGACGTGACAGGACGCCCGCCACTCGTCGTGGCGCACAGCATGGGCGGGCTGGCCGTTCGTGCGTGGCTGTCGCGCTGCCCGCCTGGCGATGCGGTCGAGCATGTCGTCACCATCGGCTCGCCGCACGGCGGCACCTGGTTGGCGAGATTCGGCATCTCGCCCAATGGCCTGCAGATGCGGCGCGCCAACGACTGGCTGCAGGAACTCTCAGACGCCGAACGGCGTCGCGAACCGCAGCCCTACGCCGGATTCACCTGCCTCTACAGCCACTGCGACAACATCGTCTTCCCGCCGTCGACCGCCACCCTGCCCGGCGCCGACAACCGGCATGTGCCAGGCAGCGCCCATGTGCACCTGGCGTTTCAGCCGGAGGTGTTCAGCGAGGTCTGGCGCCGGGTGTCCGGCGCCTCGGCTCCCGAGCGCGCACTCGCCGCGCAGTAG
- a CDS encoding ABC transporter substrate-binding protein — protein sequence MTNRSSTMLVAMLTALAAAPALAQDKVTFATNWKAQAAHGGFYQAVADGTYKKYGLDVTIQPGGPQVNNRPLLPAGRIDFLMTGNLLHNFDNVKNGVPTVVVAAMFQKDPQALIAHPGQGYENFEAMKNAPVALIAKDGQFSWWQWLKVTHGFKDEALKPYNYNLGPFLANPKAIQQGYSVAEPIYVENQGQFKPVVHLLADHGFSTYSTVIETRTDTVKNKPELVQRFVDASILGWVNYLYGNRRAANALMIKDNPEMTEAELEASTALMKQQGIVDSGESLAGGIGAMSEGRIKDFHAQMVKAGLYKPGEVDLSKVATFQFVNRKVGLDVKAKLGGK from the coding sequence ATGACCAATCGCTCATCGACGATGCTCGTCGCCATGCTCACCGCACTTGCCGCGGCGCCTGCGCTGGCGCAGGACAAGGTGACCTTCGCCACCAACTGGAAGGCGCAGGCCGCGCACGGCGGCTTCTACCAGGCAGTGGCCGATGGCACGTACAAGAAGTACGGCCTGGACGTGACCATCCAGCCCGGCGGGCCGCAGGTCAACAACCGGCCGCTGCTGCCCGCGGGCCGCATCGACTTCCTGATGACCGGCAACCTGCTGCACAACTTCGACAACGTGAAGAACGGCGTGCCCACGGTCGTCGTCGCGGCGATGTTCCAGAAGGACCCGCAGGCGCTGATCGCGCATCCCGGCCAGGGCTACGAGAACTTCGAGGCGATGAAGAACGCGCCGGTGGCGCTGATCGCCAAGGACGGCCAGTTCAGCTGGTGGCAATGGCTGAAGGTGACGCACGGCTTCAAGGACGAGGCGCTCAAGCCGTACAACTACAACCTCGGGCCCTTCCTGGCCAACCCGAAGGCGATCCAGCAGGGCTACTCGGTGGCCGAGCCGATCTACGTCGAGAACCAGGGCCAGTTCAAGCCGGTGGTGCACCTGTTGGCCGACCACGGCTTCTCGACCTACTCGACCGTGATCGAGACGCGCACCGACACCGTGAAGAACAAGCCCGAACTGGTGCAGCGCTTCGTCGACGCTTCCATCCTCGGCTGGGTGAACTATCTTTACGGCAACCGCCGGGCCGCCAACGCGCTGATGATCAAGGACAACCCCGAGATGACCGAGGCCGAACTCGAGGCTTCCACCGCGCTGATGAAGCAGCAAGGCATCGTCGATTCGGGCGAGTCGCTGGCCGGCGGCATCGGCGCGATGAGCGAAGGCCGCATCAAGGACTTCCACGCGCAGATGGTCAAGGCCGGCCTGTACAAGCCCGGCGAGGTGGACTTGTCCAAGGTGGCGACCTTCCAGTTCGTCAACAGGAAGGTCGGCCTGGACGTGAAGGCGAAACTGGGCGGCAAGTGA
- the aqpZ gene encoding aquaporin Z, whose product MKATIAEFFGTFWLVLGGCGSAVLAAAFPEVGIGLTGVSLAFGLTVVTMAYGIGHISGCHLNPAVSIGLWAGGRFEANKLLPYIAAQVLGAIVAGGVLYLIASGKAGFDVSAGFASNGFGEHSPGKYSLLSALVTEVVMTMMFLLVILGSTDKRAPAGFAPLAIGLCLTLIHLISIPVTNTSVNPARSTGVAVFVGDWAIAQLWLFWVAPIVGAVLGALAYRVIGTDD is encoded by the coding sequence ATGAAGGCAACGATCGCAGAGTTTTTCGGCACGTTCTGGCTGGTGCTCGGTGGGTGCGGCAGCGCCGTGCTGGCCGCGGCCTTCCCCGAGGTGGGCATCGGCCTGACCGGTGTCTCGCTGGCCTTCGGCCTGACCGTGGTGACCATGGCCTACGGCATCGGCCACATCTCGGGCTGCCACCTCAACCCGGCGGTGTCGATCGGCCTGTGGGCCGGCGGCCGCTTCGAGGCGAACAAGCTGCTGCCCTACATCGCTGCGCAGGTGCTGGGCGCCATCGTCGCCGGCGGCGTGCTGTATCTCATCGCCAGCGGCAAGGCCGGCTTCGACGTGTCGGCGGGTTTCGCCTCCAACGGCTTCGGCGAGCACTCGCCGGGCAAGTACTCGCTGCTGTCGGCACTGGTCACCGAGGTCGTGATGACGATGATGTTCCTGCTCGTCATCCTGGGCTCTACCGACAAGCGCGCGCCGGCCGGCTTCGCGCCGCTGGCCATCGGCCTGTGCCTCACGCTGATCCACCTGATCAGCATCCCCGTCACCAACACCTCGGTGAACCCGGCGCGCAGCACCGGCGTGGCGGTGTTCGTCGGCGACTGGGCGATTGCGCAGTTGTGGTTGTTCTGGGTCGCGCCGATCGTCGGCGCCGTGCTCGGCGCGCTGGCCTACCGGGTCATCGGCACAGACGACTGA
- the purT gene encoding formate-dependent phosphoribosylglycinamide formyltransferase — MTTLGTPLSPTATKVMLLGSGELGKEVLIALQRLGVETIAVDRYENAPGQQVAHHARTIVMSDPAQLKALIEAERPMLVVPEIEAIATPMLEQLEASGLVRVIPTARAARLTMDREGIRRLAAETLRLPTSPYRFCDSLEELQTAIDEGIGYPCIVKPVMSSSGKGQSKIDGPADVKKAWDYAMAGGRVAKGRVIVEGFIDFDYEITLLTVRAMDERGGVQTQFCEPIGHVQVSGDYVESWQPQPMNEAALERARLIAEAVTDDLGGLGLFGVELFVKGDKVWFSEVSPRPHDTGMVTMATQWQNEFELHARAILGLPVDTTLKSPGASAVIYGGVDAQGIVFDGVDAALRVPGTELRLFGKPESFVKRRMGVALARHDDVEVARQRAKQAAACVRPRAVQGS, encoded by the coding sequence ATGACCACGCTCGGCACCCCGCTCTCGCCCACCGCCACCAAAGTCATGCTGCTGGGCAGCGGCGAGCTGGGCAAGGAAGTGCTGATCGCGCTGCAGCGCCTGGGCGTCGAGACGATCGCGGTGGATCGCTACGAGAACGCGCCCGGCCAGCAGGTGGCGCACCACGCGCGCACCATCGTGATGAGCGACCCGGCGCAGTTGAAGGCGCTGATCGAGGCCGAGCGGCCGATGCTGGTGGTGCCCGAGATCGAGGCCATCGCCACGCCGATGCTCGAGCAGCTCGAGGCCAGCGGTCTCGTGCGCGTCATTCCGACGGCGCGGGCTGCTCGCCTGACCATGGACCGCGAAGGCATCCGCCGCCTGGCCGCCGAAACGCTGCGCCTGCCGACCAGCCCGTACCGCTTCTGCGACTCGCTGGAGGAACTCCAGACGGCCATCGACGAAGGCATCGGCTACCCCTGCATCGTCAAGCCGGTGATGAGCAGCTCGGGCAAGGGCCAGAGCAAGATCGACGGCCCGGCCGACGTGAAGAAGGCCTGGGACTACGCGATGGCCGGCGGCCGCGTCGCCAAGGGGCGGGTCATCGTCGAGGGCTTCATCGACTTCGACTACGAGATCACGCTGCTGACCGTGCGCGCGATGGACGAGCGCGGCGGCGTGCAGACGCAGTTCTGCGAACCGATCGGGCACGTGCAGGTCAGCGGCGACTACGTCGAGAGCTGGCAGCCGCAGCCGATGAACGAGGCGGCGCTGGAGCGCGCACGCCTGATCGCCGAAGCGGTGACCGACGACCTCGGCGGCCTGGGCCTCTTCGGCGTCGAACTGTTCGTCAAGGGCGACAAGGTCTGGTTCAGCGAGGTCTCGCCGCGACCGCACGACACCGGCATGGTGACGATGGCCACCCAGTGGCAGAACGAGTTCGAGCTGCACGCTCGCGCCATCCTGGGCCTGCCGGTGGACACCACGCTGAAGAGCCCGGGCGCGAGCGCGGTGATCTATGGCGGTGTCGACGCTCAGGGCATCGTGTTCGACGGCGTCGACGCGGCGTTGCGCGTGCCGGGAACGGAACTGCGCCTGTTCGGTAAGCCGGAGAGCTTCGTCAAGCGTCGCATGGGCGTGGCGCTGGCGCGGCATGACGATGTCGAGGTGGCGCGCCAGCGTGCCAAACAGGCGGCGGCCTGCGTGCGGCCCCGGGCCGTTCAGGGCAGCTGA
- a CDS encoding Lrp/AsnC family transcriptional regulator, whose amino-acid sequence MENAIPLDAIDRRILRALQADGRVTYDVLATQVSLSPSAALRRVKRLEEAGVISSYVALVAPERVGLGLTAYLNVRLEKHAEVHKRNPMDLFRAAVQTWPEVVECAALTGEMDYLLRVVVEDMAHYSRFVMDTLLRHPSVEDCKTSFVLDRVKNTTALPV is encoded by the coding sequence ATGGAAAACGCAATCCCGCTCGATGCGATCGATCGGCGCATCCTTCGCGCGCTGCAGGCCGACGGCCGCGTCACCTACGACGTGCTGGCCACGCAGGTCAGCCTGTCGCCGTCGGCGGCGCTGCGCCGCGTCAAGCGGCTCGAGGAAGCGGGCGTGATCTCGTCCTACGTGGCGCTGGTTGCGCCCGAGCGCGTCGGGCTCGGCCTCACGGCCTACCTGAACGTGCGCCTGGAAAAGCACGCCGAGGTGCACAAGCGCAATCCGATGGACCTGTTCCGCGCCGCAGTGCAGACCTGGCCCGAAGTGGTGGAGTGCGCCGCGCTGACCGGCGAGATGGACTACCTGCTGCGCGTGGTCGTGGAAGACATGGCGCACTACTCGCGCTTCGTGATGGACACGCTGCTGCGCCACCCGAGCGTGGAGGACTGCAAGACGAGCTTCGTACTCGACCGCGTCAAGAACACCACTGCGCTGCCTGTATGA
- a CDS encoding ABC transporter permease gives MNRRALPLLTLVALLLGWEALVRIAQIPHYTLPAPSLVLQTLAANFGSLAGSWWFTLKITFGALALACAGGVLIASVFALSRTAEAALFPIAVVLQVTPIVAIAPLILIYVESTTAALLLCAWIVAFFPILSNTVIGLRAADPNLRDLYRLYRATPWQRLRLLLVPSALPYFVAGLKVSGGLSLIGAVTAEMVAGAAGRETGLASRILEASFRTETPKMFAALLLLVLTGVLIFWSFEALSRALLGRWHASEQHD, from the coding sequence ATGAATCGCCGAGCGCTGCCGCTGCTGACGCTCGTCGCCCTGCTGCTGGGCTGGGAGGCGCTGGTGCGCATCGCGCAGATCCCGCACTACACGCTGCCCGCGCCCTCGCTGGTGCTGCAGACGCTGGCGGCGAACTTCGGCTCGCTGGCCGGCAGCTGGTGGTTCACGCTGAAGATCACCTTCGGCGCGCTGGCGCTGGCCTGTGCCGGCGGCGTGCTGATCGCCTCGGTGTTCGCGCTGTCGCGCACCGCCGAGGCCGCACTGTTCCCGATCGCGGTGGTGCTGCAGGTCACGCCGATCGTCGCGATCGCGCCGCTGATCCTGATCTACGTGGAGAGCACCACCGCCGCGCTGCTGCTGTGCGCCTGGATCGTGGCCTTCTTCCCGATCCTGTCGAACACGGTGATCGGGTTGCGCGCCGCCGACCCGAACCTGCGCGACCTGTACCGCCTGTACCGCGCCACGCCGTGGCAGCGCCTGCGCCTGCTGCTCGTGCCCAGCGCACTGCCCTACTTCGTGGCCGGGCTGAAGGTATCGGGCGGGCTGAGCCTGATCGGCGCCGTCACCGCCGAGATGGTGGCCGGCGCGGCGGGGCGCGAGACGGGCCTGGCCTCGCGCATCCTCGAGGCGAGCTTTCGCACGGAGACGCCGAAGATGTTCGCCGCGCTGCTGCTGCTCGTGCTCACCGGCGTGCTGATCTTCTGGTCATTCGAGGCACTCTCGCGCGCACTGCTCGGTCGATGGCATGCTAGCGAGCAACATGACTGA
- a CDS encoding DUF2855 family protein, with protein sequence MTLRMLIDRHDLRSTRWDDTPARALADGEVRFRVDHFALTANNITYAAFGDAMHYWDFFPSGDPATGCLPVWGFGTATESRHPDVAVGEHVYGYWPIADELIVQPARANAAGFLDGAEHRRALHTIYNHYVRCAADPGYRAEREAEQALLRPLFTTSFLIDDFVADNAGFGAQQVLLSSASSKTAYGTAFCLAQRRGQSGALRVVGLTSPANLAFTRSLGCYDEVLTYDELAKLDRGSPAVYIDFSGSAGLRRQIHEAFDTALMHSCSVGGTHWDELGAKGANRDLPGPRPTLFFAPAQASKRIEQWGAAGLQQRLAAAWVAFMQPVTSAQTPWLKVVSGQGRQAVEAVYRELLDGRTAPQDGHVLSLAA encoded by the coding sequence ATGACGCTTCGCATGCTGATCGACCGCCATGACCTGCGCAGCACGCGCTGGGACGACACCCCGGCGCGCGCGCTTGCCGACGGCGAAGTGCGCTTTCGCGTCGACCACTTCGCACTCACCGCGAACAACATCACCTACGCGGCCTTCGGCGACGCGATGCACTACTGGGACTTCTTCCCCAGCGGCGACCCGGCCACCGGCTGCCTGCCGGTTTGGGGCTTCGGCACGGCGACCGAATCGCGCCACCCGGACGTGGCGGTCGGTGAACACGTCTACGGCTACTGGCCGATCGCCGACGAGCTGATCGTGCAGCCGGCACGCGCCAATGCGGCGGGGTTCCTCGACGGCGCCGAGCACCGCCGCGCACTGCACACCATCTACAACCACTACGTGCGTTGCGCCGCCGACCCCGGCTACCGCGCCGAGCGCGAGGCCGAGCAGGCGCTGCTGCGGCCGCTGTTCACCACCTCGTTCCTGATCGACGACTTCGTGGCCGACAACGCCGGCTTCGGCGCGCAGCAGGTGCTGCTGTCCAGCGCCTCGAGCAAGACGGCCTACGGCACCGCCTTCTGCCTCGCGCAGCGGCGCGGCCAGAGCGGTGCGCTGCGCGTTGTCGGCCTGACGTCGCCGGCCAACCTCGCGTTCACGCGCTCGCTGGGCTGCTACGACGAGGTACTCACCTACGACGAGCTGGCCAAGCTCGACCGCGGCTCGCCAGCGGTCTACATCGACTTCAGCGGCAGCGCCGGCTTGCGCCGGCAGATCCACGAGGCCTTCGACACGGCGCTGATGCACAGCTGCTCGGTGGGCGGCACGCACTGGGACGAGCTCGGTGCCAAGGGCGCCAACCGCGACCTGCCCGGGCCGCGGCCGACGCTGTTCTTCGCGCCGGCGCAGGCGAGCAAGCGCATCGAACAATGGGGCGCGGCCGGCCTGCAGCAACGCCTGGCCGCGGCCTGGGTCGCCTTCATGCAGCCCGTCACGAGCGCGCAGACGCCCTGGCTGAAGGTCGTGTCAGGCCAGGGCCGGCAGGCGGTGGAGGCGGTCTACCGCGAGCTGCTCGACGGCCGCACCGCACCGCAGGACGGCCACGTGCTGTCTCTCGCGGCATGA